A genomic stretch from Helianthus annuus cultivar XRQ/B chromosome 1, HanXRQr2.0-SUNRISE, whole genome shotgun sequence includes:
- the LOC110879906 gene encoding putative HVA22-like protein g, whose protein sequence is MLGELIINSLVLILGYAYPAFECFKTIEKHGAGNSELRFWCQYWVIIAVLTVFERIGDIFISWVPMYREMKLALIIYLWYPKTKGTGYVYNAMLRPFVARHETDIERSLREMRAKAWDVAIYYWHNSSELGQTRFFEIIHYLASKPSRPRSEVLQNRQNSGERRPPPPPPIAPPSVPQPDQVEDTWAPNAPPLPDTSQRQPEELHIPESPSRPGLTPGQREPVWLRFKRSRGL, encoded by the exons ATGCTGGGCGAACTCATCATAAACAGTCTTGT GTTAATTCTTGGATATGCTTATCCGGCTTTTGAGTGTTTTAAAACAATTGAGAAGCATGGTGCAGGAAATTCAGAATTAAGATTTTGGTGTCAATATTG GGTCATCATAGCCGTTCTTACAGTTTTTGAAAGAATCGGTGATATATTCATTTCATG GGTACCAATGTATAGAGAAATGAAGCTAGCACTCATCATCTACTTATGGTATCCTAAAACTAAG GGAACAGGGTATGTATATAATGCTATGTTGAGGCCATTTGTAGCGCGACATGAGACCGATATAGAAAGAAGTTTAAGAGAAATGAGAGCAAAAGCATGGGATGTGGCGATTTACTATTGGCACAATTCGTCGGAACTTGGACAAACTagattctttgaaatcattcacTATTTAGCTTCCAAACCTTCAAGGCCAAGATCCGAG GTATTACAAAACCGTCAAAATTCAGGGGAGAGACGTCCTCCACCACCTCCACCAATCGCTCCGCCCTCAGTTCCCCAACCCGATCAAGTTGAGGACACGTGGGCACCAAACGCTCCGCCGCTACCAGACACTAGCCAGCGTCAACCGGAGGAGTTGCATATTCCAGAATCGCCGAGTAGACCCGGTTTGACTCCGGGTCAGAGAGAACCCGTTTGGCTAAGGTTCAAACGATCGAGAGGACTATGA
- the LOC110879912 gene encoding probable protein phosphatase 2C 47, whose amino-acid sequence MIAGAAEMMCDQFNSGLLKLAAVSPDSASVSISISENLDVSCSVNIKSNTVVESTARSLSPTSIRSGGHTDIGPRRSNEDQHIMIDDLSRHLGDAYKWGLSSSFYALFDGHNGSEAASYVKEHAMRLFFEDSDLPQAAPTGASDADVLFLKQVEESHNKAFLQADLALADECSVNDYCGTTALTVLIMGRHVIIANAGDSRAVLCRNGSATQMTQDHRGSTCLQEKERCERLGGYFDEDGYLNGQLSVTRALGDWHMKKEKLVIAEPDVRQMVLTDNDEFMIIACDGIWDVMSNQEAVALVRCQLRQHNDPQRCAKELIAQASRLHSADNLTAIVVCFSSPALTPATQARFPNSRLFKKKPLNVLL is encoded by the exons ATGATTGCTGGAGCAGCAGAGATGATGTGTGATCAATTCAATTCAGGTCTCTTGAAACTCGCCGCTGTTTCACCGGATTCCGCTTCGGTTTCGATCTCCATCTCTGAGAATTTG GATGTAAGCTGCTCTGTGAATATCAAGAGTAATACTGTTGTGGAGTCTACTGCAAGGAGTTTGAGTCCAACAAGCATCAGGTCAGGAGGTCATACGGACATTGGACCACGCAGATCAAACGAAGACCAACATATCATGATCGATGATCTGTCAAGGCATCTGGGTGATGCTTACAAATGGGGTCTCTCGAGTTCATTCTACGCTTTATTTGATGGTCATAATGGGTCCGAAGCAGCATCTTATGTTAAAGAACACGCCATGAGGTTATTCTTTGAGGATTCGGATCTACCACAAGCAGCACCAACGGGCGCTTCGGATGCAGATGTTTTGTTCTTAAAACAAGTGGAAGAGTCTCATAACAAAGCGTTTTTACAGGCTGACTTAGCCTTAGCTGATGAATGCAGTGTGAACGATTATTGTGGGACGACAGCTTTAACTGTTCTGATCATGGGAAGACATGTTATAATAGCGAATGCTGGTGACTCTCGTGCGGTCCTATGTAGGAACGGGTCGGCAACACAGATGACTCAAGACCACAGGGGGTCAACTTGTTTACAAGAAAAGGAAAGATGCGAGCGGTTAGGTGGTTACTTTGATGAAGACGGGTACCTGAATGGTCAACTGAGTGTGACGCGTGCGCTTGGAGACTGGCACATGAAGAAGGAGAAGTTGGTGATTGCTGAACCGGATGTGAGACAAATGGTGTTGACGGATAATGATGAGTTTATGATCATTGCGTGTGATGGGATCTGGGATGTGATGTCAAACCAAGAAGCGGTGGCTCTTGTTCGGTGTCAACTAAGGCAGCATAATGACCCTCAACGATGTGCTAAAGAGCTCATTGCTCAAGCATCACGCCTTCACTCGGCTGATAATCTAACTGCTATTGTCGTTTGCTTCTCTTCTCCCGCTCTTACCCCTGCTACTCAGGCTCGGTTTCCAAATTCTAGGCTCTTTAAGAAGAAACCCTTAAATGTCTTACTGTAA